The following proteins are co-located in the Desulfoscipio sp. XC116 genome:
- a CDS encoding DEAD/DEAH box helicase, whose product MANARTEELKKELLDYISAGGQVSLLDLWSRTGSGLDELSGALQSLATRGEVTVAGPQGGPPEQVLLSLSNGAGEAAARLAGREKRLAAGIIASNMPVLKGKLLAQAQEMIRELLSDGVPRTREQLAEILTVELPLKLPGSMPDVVMRPDHAFTLRDTPAGRAELARRTEEVRARSERVQKQRRQVDELLEEREVLTGEEISQALGEELLPEAVAHLICLPGDSYAHPDSDAAWDEAARYLSRSEPISRKEFVRMFKRYKKLVAHIKKGREEPPFVILPDGRVTVDTQPEGAEELRRREILAYVHYTLKQKMGGRSFFTLEDFAPRERKLARQEALQAGCVELKLGRRELFCAPIKADSGKIARELNELTGLDLAVRGGPTVPVAYLIDNSYTAREVGRLLGMHPGDVGGLRELGHLQGFQMEGVVRYWRVCVDALHRSPNMERLLRRAEKIKTGDAARILNITQDQIKRLTREGHLRGAGRSERGTYLLRRGDVEDLLARLPDIRAGWGETPGQSPDRPVRRKKRRPRRNKTEAVRAPGPIILDEYQQKSIAALLDGHSVLVAAPTGTGKTLIAERLVDNILEQGREVVYTSPIKALSNQKYRDFARQYGHYQVGLITGDVSINERARLLVMTTEIFRNWCFANPEWMDNISHVIFDEVHYLDDVERGTAWEESIIFAPPHMRILGLSATVPNIHEIARWMEEVRGSKVMVVEEYRRAVPLEINWLTPDNEVLDEDEALDEIEALRQVGSRTRYSYGGGREGGKYGSGE is encoded by the coding sequence TTGGCAAACGCCAGAACGGAAGAGCTAAAAAAAGAATTACTTGACTATATCTCTGCGGGCGGTCAGGTTAGCCTGCTTGATTTGTGGAGTCGGACCGGGAGCGGGCTCGATGAGCTGTCAGGGGCGCTGCAATCTCTGGCTACCCGGGGGGAAGTGACGGTGGCCGGTCCCCAGGGCGGTCCGCCGGAGCAAGTTTTATTGAGCTTGTCCAACGGTGCCGGAGAAGCGGCCGCCAGACTTGCCGGGAGAGAAAAACGATTGGCCGCTGGAATAATTGCATCCAATATGCCTGTGCTGAAGGGGAAGCTGCTGGCTCAAGCGCAAGAAATGATCAGGGAATTGTTGAGTGACGGGGTGCCCCGTACCAGGGAGCAATTAGCGGAAATATTAACTGTTGAACTGCCGCTCAAGCTGCCCGGCAGTATGCCTGATGTTGTTATGCGGCCCGACCATGCCTTTACATTGCGGGATACCCCGGCAGGCCGGGCGGAACTGGCCCGCAGGACTGAAGAGGTGCGGGCCCGCAGCGAGCGGGTGCAAAAGCAGCGCCGGCAGGTAGATGAACTATTGGAGGAGCGCGAAGTCCTTACCGGTGAAGAAATCAGTCAAGCGCTGGGTGAAGAATTGCTGCCCGAGGCGGTGGCTCACTTGATTTGCCTGCCCGGCGATAGTTACGCCCACCCGGACAGCGACGCGGCCTGGGATGAGGCGGCCAGATACCTGTCCCGCAGTGAGCCTATAAGCCGCAAGGAATTTGTTCGCATGTTCAAACGCTATAAAAAACTGGTAGCGCATATTAAAAAGGGGCGGGAGGAACCTCCTTTTGTTATATTGCCCGACGGGCGCGTTACTGTGGATACGCAGCCCGAAGGCGCGGAGGAATTGCGCCGCCGGGAGATACTGGCTTATGTACACTATACACTGAAACAAAAAATGGGTGGACGCTCGTTTTTTACCCTGGAGGATTTTGCTCCCCGGGAACGTAAACTGGCCCGGCAGGAGGCTCTGCAGGCCGGTTGTGTCGAGCTGAAATTGGGGAGGCGGGAGCTGTTTTGTGCCCCTATTAAGGCTGACTCGGGGAAAATAGCCCGTGAGCTCAATGAGCTTACCGGGCTGGATCTGGCGGTCCGGGGTGGCCCGACGGTGCCGGTGGCTTACCTTATAGATAATTCGTATACCGCCCGGGAAGTGGGGCGCTTGCTGGGCATGCATCCCGGTGATGTGGGCGGTTTGCGGGAACTGGGACACCTGCAGGGTTTTCAAATGGAAGGGGTTGTTCGTTACTGGCGCGTTTGTGTTGATGCCTTGCATCGTTCTCCCAACATGGAAAGGCTGCTGCGGCGGGCCGAGAAAATAAAAACAGGCGATGCCGCCAGAATACTGAATATAACCCAGGACCAGATCAAACGCTTGACCAGAGAGGGGCATCTGCGTGGGGCCGGGCGGTCGGAGCGGGGCACGTACTTGCTGCGCCGGGGTGATGTGGAGGACTTGCTGGCCCGCCTGCCCGATATTAGGGCGGGCTGGGGCGAAACACCCGGTCAAAGTCCGGACCGCCCGGTGCGGCGTAAAAAGCGACGCCCCAGGCGAAATAAAACCGAGGCGGTCCGGGCGCCCGGGCCGATAATACTGGATGAATATCAACAAAAATCCATTGCCGCGCTGCTGGACGGCCATTCGGTGCTGGTGGCGGCGCCAACCGGCACAGGTAAAACGCTGATTGCCGAGCGCTTGGTGGACAATATTTTAGAACAGGGCCGGGAGGTGGTTTACACGTCTCCCATTAAAGCCCTTTCCAACCAGAAATATCGTGATTTTGCCCGTCAGTACGGTCATTATCAAGTGGGATTAATTACGGGTGACGTATCGATTAACGAGCGGGCGCGGCTTCTGGTGATGACCACCGAGATTTTCCGCAACTGGTGCTTTGCCAACCCGGAGTGGATGGATAATATATCCCATGTGATATTTGACGAAGTCCATTACCTGGACGATGTGGAACGTGGCACGGCCTGGGAAGAAAGTATTATTTTTGCGCCTCCGCACATGCGTATACTGGGCCTTTCCGCCACGGTGCCCAATATCCATGAGATAGCCCGCTGGATGGAGGAAGTAAGGGGCAGCAAGGTGATGGTAGTGGAAGAATACCGGCGGGCCGTACCGCTGGAAATCAATTGGCTTACCCCGGATAACGAGGTGCTTGATGAAGATGAGGCGCTTGATGAAATTGAAGCGCTGCGCCAGGTAGGCAGTCGTACCCGGTATAGCTACGGCGGCGGCAGGGAGGGGGGTAAATATGGCTCTGGTGAATAA